From uncultured Desulfobacter sp.:
TCATACAGAATATACGCATAATAACGGATTGAGTACAGTCGGTGCACTTGTAGAAAAGGCTGTGTCATATAAAATGGATACATTGGCGATTACGGACAGTGGAAATGTTTCCGGAGTACCGGAGTTTTATGAGGCATGTATTCGTTCGGGTATAAAACCAATCATCGGATTGGGTTTCTATTTTGCTGATGACTCCCGTTTTTCTAAAAGTACCCACAAGTATCATCTCGTTCTTCTGGCAGAAAACCGTATTGGGTTTATGCATCTGTTAGCACTGGCAGAACGTTCGTTCACCGAAGGGTTTTATAAGCGTCCCAGGATTGATTTTGAACTGCTTGAGATGTTTCATGATGGGCTTATTTGCCTTACGGGAGGTCTTGGGGGAGTCGTTGACAAATATTTACATGCACAGAGAAAAAGTGATGCACTCTCTTTTGTCCAAAAATGTTTATCTTTTTTTGGTGATGATCATTTTTTTTTGGAGTTACAGGATAATGGACTGAAAAAAAATCAGGAAATGATTACAGAGTTGATAAAACTTTCCAAGGAAACAGGCGCACAATGTGTGGTCAGTGGAGGAAGTTTTTATGTAGATAGAAAAGACGCCCTTGGGTGCAATGAACTTCGCAAAGCACATGGTAATAATCCATTAATTGGCGATGGGTATTATTTTAAATCTCCAGAAGAAATTTCTTCTCTATTTTCAATGGTTCCCCATGCTGTGCAGGCAAGTAGAGCAATTGCTGACAGATGCACAGTTTTGTTAGATGAGGATAAGTGCGGTAAAATATCACGAGATGATAATGACTTGTCAATTATCAGGCAGCTGCAAGGGTGTATTACACAGCAGTAAATTTTATGTAATTTCTTGTTAAAATATTGGACACTTCTCTGAAACTGATCTACTTTGATCAAAAAAAATGTTGCAACTCGATCATTGAGTACAAGGATATTTCAATGACCCGCCCGGTGGTTGAAATTGAACACAAGAACCTTTTTTACGACTGGTCCAGAAAACGTGGCAGGTTAGACTCAAAAAAAATAAAGTGCCGCGCCTGGCCGATGACTTTTATTTTATGGACAACTTAAAAAAAAATATCAAACGTGCTTCCGAAGCTATAAAAAATACAGACGCACTTTATACCTGGATCTAAAGTATAGGATAAATGGATGCTGTTTATCATAAGCTTTTTTTCAAATTAAAGATGCAACCCGGCCTGGTGAACAGCTATATCAAAAGAGGCGGATTTACTCTCATTGAATTAATGATGGTCATTGCCATTATCGGAACACTGGCCGCCATTGCCACGCCAACATATCTTAATTTTATAGACAAGGTCCGTGTGACTACTACCATTTCAGATATTAAAGCCATTGAAAAAGATCTACTGGTTTATTA
This genomic window contains:
- a CDS encoding PHP domain-containing protein → MNRSSYVDLHTHTEYTHNNGLSTVGALVEKAVSYKMDTLAITDSGNVSGVPEFYEACIRSGIKPIIGLGFYFADDSRFSKSTHKYHLVLLAENRIGFMHLLALAERSFTEGFYKRPRIDFELLEMFHDGLICLTGGLGGVVDKYLHAQRKSDALSFVQKCLSFFGDDHFFLELQDNGLKKNQEMITELIKLSKETGAQCVVSGGSFYVDRKDALGCNELRKAHGNNPLIGDGYYFKSPEEISSLFSMVPHAVQASRAIADRCTVLLDEDKCGKISRDDNDLSIIRQLQGCITQQ